The following DNA comes from Clostridia bacterium.
CCGGAAAGCAGTATAACAAAAGATATCCAAGGTGTAAGCTCTTTCTTTTCTAGTCTCTGCATGGATTGCAGCTTTTGATGCTGATATTGTTCATCTAGTTTTCTATACAGTGACACAAAAGACTTTAGTTGTGCCATATCCACGCCTTCAATATCCTCTTCCAACCCTTGCTTCCATCCGCCTACCAGTGTCTCAGATGCTTTATCCATCAGCAATGATTCTGTTTTTGCAGTTTCTACCTCTAATCTGTTTTTTTCATTTAAATAATACTTTATCTGCTCGTATGACCTTATCAAGGTCATTATTTCATGTTCTCTATCCAAAATACGTCGATGCTGGTTTGAAAAAACCTCTGCTTCCTGTTTGAGCTGTCTGAGACGAAAATCGCATTGTTCTTTGCTTTTAATGATATCATTTATTGTATCATCCAATTGTTTGATATAGCTTTTAGCATCATCCGGTACACCATCAAACTCTTGTATGCCATCTGATTCAGATAACAAGCTATCAATACGCTCTAATTTCCTGAAGGCTGGATTAAGCCTTTCATATTTGTCAATATACGATATTATATAATCTTTTTGCTCATACATCTTTTCCAACTTTTGTTCCAGATGGTCCAACTCTTTTTGATCAGCCCTGATCTTTCGTTCATTTTCCAATGCGACACTTTTCTGCTCCATCAATCCATCCAGCTGTTTGCATATCATCTTTGATTCAGGCTTTCCTCTTCTGTCTGAACGCCACAACGTATTTGCCTGCTGTTCCAGTTCCGATAAGACATCGACAACCGGTCTTATAAATGAGCAAAACTCTCCCCCCAACAACTGATCCTGCATCATCTCCCAGGTCTTGCTTTTGGGCATACACATATTATCAATATCAAGAGTATATACCTGTTCAAACACCTTCCTGGGCAAACCCCTTACATATTCAAGGGATTTATTTGAAATATCTACGCTTTTATCATCCGATATTATGGTGCCTGATGCAACGCTCTGAAGCCTTCTTATCACATCCAGCCTTTTCCCGTAGGACGTCTTAATTCGTGCTTGACAAAATGCCTTGCTCTCATCCCAGGGCACATAGGGATTGTTGTCTCGGCTAGCAGGACTAAAACCATACAGGATTGTGGTCATCAAATTGAATATAGTGGTTTTACCCGATTCATTAAGTCCGAATATTACAACAAGACCTTCATCTAGATGAGGTGTTTGCCAATCTCTTAAACATCCAAATCTTTCAGCTTTTATAGTTTCAAATATCATAATTCATCCTCCAAAACCATTCGAGAGGCTATCTCATAATCCAATCCTTTCATCAGTTGCCGTAAATATTCTATCACCGAGTCATCATCGGTACTTGGACATCCTCCCAGATCATCTGGCTTTAACTTCAGCAACAGACTGTGATCAGATTCTGCATCTTTCAATAAATCAAGGACTGTGCCCAACAGATGAGGCTGTCCAATGAACTGGCTGACATCTATTGAGGGAGTCAGTCTATCCACTAAAAATTCCACATATTGTGCATCGGTAAACAGCTTCACATAATCACACAGGCTCTCTAGATTGTCCCTGTCCTTCAATTCCTCATGTAAGCTACAGGGTCCTTCAAGATTTATCCTTAAAAATAAATGTTGGGCACTGTCATACATATCGACTACATCCTGCAGTGAATCCCGTATATGATTTTCCAGCTGACTCAAGGTTTCTATCTTTTCCAAATCATCTATAGTCACTACCTCCCATAATACCGGAGAAAGTGGATGAAAATCCGTGTGCACCATCCTGTTATCATCTATATCCACCAAATATGCCCCTTTCCAACCTCTTTCCACCGGGTTTCTGCCTGATATGTTGCCCGGATATATTATAAACGGGTTGCGGGAAATCTCCAGTCGGGTATGAACATGCCCTAACGCCCAATAATCGTAACCTTTTTCCATCATATCACTTATGGAACAAGGGGCATACCTCTCATGTTGATCTGAACTTTTCTGACCTGTGACCAGAACATGTGCAATCCCAACATGGGGTATATCTTGTGAATCACGATCAGGAAATCTCTTTATTAAATTTTGAAATTCTTTTTTATGGGAATGCCCCACCCCTGTCACCAGACCGATGACTTTTCCACTTTTATCTTTAATCTGATGAGTGACGGGCATATCATCATCGAATATTATGATATTGGAAGGCCACTGAATATTTCTCATCTTATAACTTTGACCATAAGGATCATGATTCCCGGGAGAATAGAATGTTATAATATTTTCATCCTTCAATTTGTCTAACTGGTCGAGCAAAAATTTTTCTGTAGCAAAACTCAATGTATTGTTATCGAACAGGTCCCCTGATATCAGAACCGCATCTACCTCTTGTTGTACCGCTAGCTCAATTCCTGCAGCAAATGCATTCTTTATAGAATCTTTTAATAGTTTTCCAGTGTTTTTATCACTGCTATAAAACGGAGTATCCAGGTGAATATCTGCCATATGTACGAATTTTAACCCCATACCATTACCCCTCTTTCTTTAAAATAATTATAACATAAAAAAATCCGCTTTATAAAAATAAAGCGGAATAATCATCTAAATGTTGGTAAGTTATCCAGATTATCCTCCTTTGTGTCGTTTGGATCACTTCTCAAAAATTCTCTACCATTCTTTGCCCTGCCTACATTTACTCCTTCAATCAAATCTTCCTTTACCATCATAATTGCATCCTCGATAGAGTAAACATTACCATCTTCCAACATTACATCGGTAATATCGCCATCAGGGTTTTTTCTTACCTTTGTTATTTTAGGTTTATACATAATCATAATCCCTCCCCGATTATATTTTCCCGCAATGGACTATGATTATACATCCATCAT
Coding sequences within:
- a CDS encoding DNA repair exonuclease, whose protein sequence is MGLKFVHMADIHLDTPFYSSDKNTGKLLKDSIKNAFAAGIELAVQQEVDAVLISGDLFDNNTLSFATEKFLLDQLDKLKDENIITFYSPGNHDPYGQSYKMRNIQWPSNIIIFDDDMPVTHQIKDKSGKVIGLVTGVGHSHKKEFQNLIKRFPDRDSQDIPHVGIAHVLVTGQKSSDQHERYAPCSISDMMEKGYDYWALGHVHTRLEISRNPFIIYPGNISGRNPVERGWKGAYLVDIDDNRMVHTDFHPLSPVLWEVVTIDDLEKIETLSQLENHIRDSLQDVVDMYDSAQHLFLRINLEGPCSLHEELKDRDNLESLCDYVKLFTDAQYVEFLVDRLTPSIDVSQFIGQPHLLGTVLDLLKDAESDHSLLLKLKPDDLGGCPSTDDDSVIEYLRQLMKGLDYEIASRMVLEDEL
- a CDS encoding DUF3892 domain-containing protein, with the translated sequence MMYKPKITKVRKNPDGDITDVMLEDGNVYSIEDAIMMVKEDLIEGVNVGRAKNGREFLRSDPNDTKEDNLDNLPTFR